A DNA window from Vigna angularis cultivar LongXiaoDou No.4 chromosome 1, ASM1680809v1, whole genome shotgun sequence contains the following coding sequences:
- the LOC108323379 gene encoding vacuolar fusion protein CCZ1 homolog B isoform X1, protein MGVSSNESIQLCIFDLRRGQNEGQELDKILFFFPAGFPFSKQLSVIGLSEGLITFTRIFSPEAACEVIEAELHSHVFHEAEPDIWMVMVVEKSNDSEPIWRDDALRKVLKEIHSLFVMFHGSIREMLEKEPSGGLTRRHLYSFIMDYLRACKKQSPWDNCCCDFLAGKKLLLPSFRDCLKERGTVQMLTISREAAIEVQSLARVLESSAGNTLCYSLILFQDLLVSTTLSPDDTINLFTYAVLRLTPRALFSGSSSWSYVRKGSTASNAASESNMTHPNSMSESFYGSSDISSGEDDHYHVVRPLQSDKWSKGKDGYLVTDLWGAEVGTWVFATPTVWLQQTGEKMYLCVYQHRSLTLMLMIPVSSVPNGEQGVAEVRQRIIENASLKILKVEEKLSKGWGGENAYHVSGYRYLLVDGDRYVSRASPATKVTTLTKESLLAMNKLRQEVELEKSRAKLDRCNFEKDIEMCVRAKNNAWVISRVTRGKELYMVLEKANETLLYASDAVEKFSDRYCDGTFSLD, encoded by the exons ATGGGCGTGTCTTCAAACGAATCGATTCAATTATGCATTTTTGATCTGAGGAGAGGCCAAAATGAGGGTCAAGAACTTGATAAgatcctcttcttcttccccgCGGGCTTCCCCTTCTCCAAGCAACTTTCTGTCATTGGCCTCAGCGAAGGACTCATCACCTTCACAAG AATCTTCTCTCCTGAGGCTGCTTGCGAGGTCATCGAAGCTGAACTGCATTCTCATGTTTTCCACGAGGCAGAACCTGATATCTGGATGGTCATG GTGGTGGAGAAAAGCAATGATTCAGAGCCTATCTGGAGAGATGATGCATTAAGAAAAGTTCTCAAGGAAATTCACTCTCTTTTTGTAATGTTTCATGGATCTATAAGAGAAATGCTGGAGAAGGAACCCAGTGGAGGACTAACAAGACGGCATTTATATTCCTTTATCATGGATTATCTGAGGG CATGTAAAAAGCAGTCTCCGTGGGATAATTGCTGCTGTG ATTTTCTTGCGGGGAAAAAGCTTCTTTTACCATCCTTCCGGGATTGCTTAAAGGAACGTGGAACTGTGCAGATGCTGACAATTAGTCGGGAGGCTGCAATTGAGGTTCAG TCCCTTGCCAGGGTGCTTGAATCTTCAGCCGGGAACACTCTCTGTTACTCCTTGATTTTATTTCAAGACCTGCTGGTGTCTACAACTCTATCTCCT GATGACACCATAAATTTATTCACATATGCGGTGCTAAGGTTGACTCCCCGTGCTCTATTTTCTGGATCAAGTTCCTGGTCCTACGTAAGGAAAGGAAGTACTGCATCCAATGCTGCCTCTGAGTCTAACATGACCCATCCAAACTCTATGTCTGAAAGTTTTTATGGCTCATCTGATATATCCTCTGGCGAAGATGACCACTATCATGTTGTGAGGCCCTTACAGAGTGACAAATGGTCTAAAGGAAAAGATGGTTATCTTGTCACTGATTTATGGGGTGCAGAAGTTGGTACGTGGGTGTTTGCCACTCCAACAGTTTGGCTTCAACAGACAGGAGAGAAAATGTATCTCTGTGTTTACCAGCATAGGAGCCTTACTTTAATGCTTATGATTCCCGTATCATCTGTACCTAATGGGGAGCAAGGTGTGGCAGAAGTCAGGCAAAGAATCATTGAAAAT GCATCACTTAAGATATTGAAAGTTGAAGAGAAGCTATCCAAAGGATGGGGCGGTGAGAATGCATATCACGTTAGTGGGTACCGTTACTTACTAGTAGATGGTGATAGATATGTATCCAGGGCTTCTCCGGCAACAAAAGTTACAACTTTAACAAAG GAATCCTTGCTTGCTATGAATAAGCTTAGGCAAGAGGTGGAGTTGGAAAAGAGTAGAGCGAAACTGGATAGgtgtaattttgaaaaagatatagAGATGTGCGTTAGAGCAAAAAATAATGCATGGGTTATTTCTCGAGTCACAAGAGGGAAGGAGCTTTACATGGTTCTAGAGAAAGCCAATGAAACCCTTCTATATGCCTCAGATGCTGTTGAGAAGTTTAGCGACAG GTATTGCGATGGAACATTTTCACTGGACTAA
- the LOC108323390 gene encoding uncharacterized protein LOC108323390 produces MASLSVSRHNHLLSGLLPARHKPTSRPTRVRMSLRDDGPSIAVVGVTGAVGQEFLSVLSDRDFPYRSIKMLASQRSAGRRITFEDRDYVVEELTADSFDGVDIALFSAGGSISKKFGPAAVDRGTVVVDNSSAFRMDEKVPLVIPEVNPEAMQHIKAGTGKGALIANPNCSTIICLMAATPLHRRAKVLRMVVSTYQAASGAGAAAMEELELQTREVLEGKPPTCKIFNRQYAFNLFSHNASVLSNGYNEEEMKMVKETRKIWNDKDVKVTATCIRVPVMRAHAESVNLQFENPLDEDTARDILKNAPGVVVIDDRESNHFPTPLEVSNKDDVAVGRIRQDLSQDGNQGLDIFVCGDQIRKGAALNAIQIAEMLL; encoded by the exons ATGGCTTCACTCTCCGTTTCGCGCCACAACCACCTCTTATCAGGCCTCCTTCCGGCCCGGCACAAGCCCACCTCAAGGCCCACCAGGGTCCGAATGTCCCTCCGCGATGACGGCCCCTCCATTGCCGTCGTCGGCGTCACTGGCGCCGTCGGCCAGGAGTTCCTCTCCGTCCTCTCCGACCGCGACTTCCCCTACCGCTCCATCAAAATGCTGGCCTCGCAGCGCTCCGCCGGCCGCCGCATCACCTTTGAGGACAGGGACTACGTCGTGGAGGAGCTCACGGCGGATAGCTTCGACGGCGTCGACATCGCGCTCTTCAGCGCCGGCGGGTCCATCAGCAAGAAGTTCGGCCCCGCTGCGGTGGATCGGGGGACAGTGGTGGTGGACAATAGCTCCGCCTTTCGGATGGACGAGAAGGTACCGCTGGTTATTCCCGAAGTGAACCCCGAAGCGATGCAGCACATCAAAGCTGGAACGGGAAAAGGCGCGCTCATTGCGAACCCTAATTGCTCCACCATTATTTGCTTGATGGCCGCTACCCCTCTCCATCGACGAGCTAAG GTGTTACGAATGGTTGTCAGTACCTATCAGGCTGCCAGTGGTGCTGGTGCTGCTGCAATGGAAGAGCTCGAGCTGCAAACTCGTGAG GTGTTGGAAGGAAAACCACCCAcgtgtaaaatatttaatcgaCAG TATGCTTTTAACTTATTCTCGCATAATGCATCTGTTCTTTCAAACGGATATAAcgaagaagaaatgaaaatggTTAAGGAGACAAGGAAAATATGG AATGACAAGGACGTTAAAGTAACTGCCACATGCATACGAGTTCCTGTTATGCGGGCTCATGCTGAGAGTGTGAATCTTCAATTTGAAAATCCACTTGACGAG GACACTGCAAGAGATATTCTGAAGAATGCTCCAGGTGTAGTGGTTATTGATGATCGTGAGTCCAATCATTTTCCCACTCCATTGGAAGTGTCGAATAAGGATGATGTTGCTGTTGGTAGGATTCGCCAGGACCTGTCTCAAGATGGGAATCAAGG gTTGGACATTTTTGTATGTGGGGATCAAATTCGCAAGGGAGCTGCACTTAACGCAATCCAGATTGCTGAGATGTTGCTTTGA
- the LOC108323398 gene encoding protein RGF1 INDUCIBLE TRANSCRIPTION FACTOR 1 produces MGGENLSPKERSKDWVGVLMNSTFGYCDYHHDLRSNEKNVFCVDCALRMCRHCKEAHSLHRRFQIYKYSYQDVFRHAELQKYFDCSKIQTYISNNERIVHLKPRPSLNKSKSDLSPESKSKEPSIRPKTGGKCEECGKHLQDERNRFCSITCKIAVLPMETENQSGRGMLTPKSEGIDFNMNDNHNSEPESSISEAEPYGWVEVVNFRKRPRKSTPQRPVFVFTS; encoded by the exons ATG GGGGGCGAGAACCTTTCACCCAAGGAAAGGAGTAAAGATTGGGTTGGAGTTCTTATGAACAGCACCTTTGGTTATTGCGATTACCACCATGACCTTCGATCTAATGAGAAGAATGTTTTCTGCGTCGACTGTGCACTTAGGATGTGTAGGCACTGTAAGGAAGCTCATTCCCTACATAGAAGGTTTCAGATTTACAAATATTCCTATCAGGATGTCTTCCGCCATGCCGAATTGCAGAAGTATTTTGACTGCTCTAAAATTCAG ACTTATATATCCAATAATGAAAGGATTGTGCACCTCAAACCTCGGCCTTCACTCAACAAATCTAAATCTGATCTAAGTCCCGAGTCTAAATCCAAAGAACCCAGCATAAGACCGAAAACTGGAGGCAAGTGTGAAGAATGTGGAAAACACTTGCAAGATGAACGTAACCGTTTCTGCTCCATTACATGCAAG atcGCAGTGCTACCAATGGAGACTGAAAACCAAAGTGGTAGGGGCATGCTCACTCCAAAATCTGAAGGCATTGACTTCAATATGAACGATAATCATAATTCAGAACCAGAGTCATCTATATCTGAAGCTGAGCCATATGGGTGGGTTGAAGTTGTGAATTTCAGAAAGCGTCCAAGGAAAAGTACGCCTCAGAGGCCAGTCTTCGTTTTCACTTCATAG
- the LOC128194623 gene encoding uncharacterized protein LOC128194623 → MEKTVRENPTMKVMDIRDKVTRKWNVGISRNMAFRARAMARDKVEGSFKDQYRRLRDYGHELLKTNPGTTVKIKVDNSNGEVIFQRFYACLKACKDSFICCRPIIGLDGCFLKTKYGGELLTAVGRDGNDQMMPIAYAIVEVENKDSWTWFLELLIEDLGGAAVCAGCTFISDQQKGLLPAIQDLLPGVEQRFCVRHLYSNFRKKFPGKNLKRLMWRAATATHPQQWETEMRNIRDINLDAFKYLIAIPPRFWSRSRFTSRSQCDTLVNNMSEAFNSVLVDSRSKPIISMLEDIRVYIMKRWAANRTKITSYQGSICPKIFSRFQKESWLTRHWLPRWSREKLFEVKHLSEFGQQFVVNIDTMDCTCRKWAITGIPCTHAITAMKFLNINAEDYIGNWFRKSTYEETYNTIINPINGQHVWDVTPYADILPPKKRTMPGRPKKKRRLEEWELKKNNSELRKGGQRKTCGICKQLGHNRKGCPQRPPTVEVPTAQSSQVTQPPATHVPIGDQSSQVTQPPATMPLSDE, encoded by the exons ATGGAGAAAACTGTGAGAGAAAATCCTACAATGAAGGTCATGGACATTAGGGACAAAGTTACTAGGAAATGGAATGTAGGAATTTCAAGAAATATGGCGTTTAGGGCAAGAGCAATGGCAAGAGATAAGGTTGAAGGATCATTCAAAGATCAATATAGAAGACTTCGCGATTATGGTCATGAGCTGCTGAAAACAAATCCAGGAACAACAGTAAAAATCAAAGTTGATAACAGTAATGGTGAGGTCATATTCCAAAGATTTTATGCATGCTTGAAGGCATGCAAGGATAGCTTCATTTGTTGTAGACCTATTATTGGCTTGGATGGATGCTTTCTGAAAACCAAGTATGGAGGGGAGTTACTAACAGCAGTGGGAAGAGATGGAAACGACCAAATGATGCCCATAGCATATGCTATTGTTGAggtagaaaacaaagactccTGGACTTGGTTCTTGGAGCTCCTTATTGAGGACCTTGGTGGGGCAGCTGTATGTGCAGGATGCACATTTatttcagaccaacaaaag GGTCTTTTGCCAGCAATCCAGGATCTTCTACCTGGTgtagaacaaagattttgtgttaggcatttatattcaaacttcaGAAAAAAATTTCCTGGAAAAAACCTTAAACGTCTGATGTGGCGGGCAGCAACAGCAACACACCCACAACAATGGGAGACTGAAATGAGGAATATTAGAGACATAAATCTTGACGCATTTAAATATCTGATTGCCATCCCACCTAG GTTTTGGTCAAGATCTAGATTCACCTCTAGATCACAATGTGACACTCTTGTCAACAACATGAGTGAGGCCTTTAATAGTGTGCTAGTTGATAGTAGGTCTAAGCCTATTATTAGCATGTTAGAAGACATAAGGGTTTACATAATGAAGAGATGGGCTGCCAACAGGACAAAGATCACATCATATCAAGGTTCAATATGCCCCAAGATTTTTAGCAGATTTCAAAAGGAGTCCTGGTTAACTAGACATTGGTTACCAAG GTGGtcaagagaaaaattatttgaagtgaaACATCTTTCAGAATTTGGTCAGCAATTTGTTGTGAATATTGACACCATGGACTGCACATGTAGAAAATGGGCAATTACTGGCATTCCGTGTACTCATGCCATCACTGCAATGAagtttttgaatataaatgcagAAGACTACATTGGCAACTGGTTTAGGAAGTCTACTTATGAAGAGACTTACAACACAATAATTAACCCTATCAATGGACAACATGTCTGGGATGTTACACCCTATGCAGATATATTACCACCAAAGAAGAGGACAATGCCAGGAAGGCCCAAGAAGAAACGAAGGCTAGAGGAGtgggagttgaagaagaataaCAGTGAATTAAGAAAGGGTGGCCAGAGGAAAACATGTGGCATCTGCAAACAACTTGGACACAACAGAAAAGGCTGTCCACAAAGACCTCCAACAGTAGAGGTTCCTACAGCCCAATCTTCTCAAGTCACCCAACCTCCAGCAACACATGTTCCTATTGGTGACCAATCTTCTCAAGTCACCCAACCTCCAGCAACTATGCCTTTATCTGATGAATGA
- the LOC108323393 gene encoding uncharacterized protein LOC108323393, with product MSRPMEEDTAAKNEEEEFNTGPLSVLMMSVKNNTQVLINCRNNKKLLGRVRAFDRHCNMVLENVREMWTEVPKTGKGKKKAQPVNKDRFISKMFLRGDSVIIVLRNPK from the exons ATGAG CCGGCCAATGGAGGAAGAT ACTGCAGCTAAGAATGAGGAAGAGGAGTTCAACACTGGACCACTATCTGTACTGATGATGagtgttaaaaataatacacaG GTATTGATAAATTGTCGGAACAACAAAAAGCTTCTGGGTCGTGTTAGAGCTTTTGATAGGCACTGCAACATGGTTCTTGAAAATGTCAGGGAGATGTGGACAGAG GTGCCCAAGACTggtaaaggaaagaaaaaggcCCAGCCAGTGAACAAGGATAGATTCATCAGCAAAATGTTCCTCCGTGGAGATTCCGTCATCATTGTTCTTAGGAACCCTAAATGA
- the LOC108323379 gene encoding vacuolar fusion protein CCZ1 homolog B isoform X2 translates to MGVSSNESIQLCIFDLRRGQNEGQELDKILFFFPAGFPFSKQLSVIGLSEGLITFTRIFSPEAACEVIEAELHSHVFHEAEPDIWMVMVVEKSNDSEPIWRDDALRKVLKEIHSLFVMFHGSIREMLEKEPSGGLTRRHLYSFIMDYLRDFLAGKKLLLPSFRDCLKERGTVQMLTISREAAIEVQSLARVLESSAGNTLCYSLILFQDLLVSTTLSPDDTINLFTYAVLRLTPRALFSGSSSWSYVRKGSTASNAASESNMTHPNSMSESFYGSSDISSGEDDHYHVVRPLQSDKWSKGKDGYLVTDLWGAEVGTWVFATPTVWLQQTGEKMYLCVYQHRSLTLMLMIPVSSVPNGEQGVAEVRQRIIENASLKILKVEEKLSKGWGGENAYHVSGYRYLLVDGDRYVSRASPATKVTTLTKESLLAMNKLRQEVELEKSRAKLDRCNFEKDIEMCVRAKNNAWVISRVTRGKELYMVLEKANETLLYASDAVEKFSDRYCDGTFSLD, encoded by the exons ATGGGCGTGTCTTCAAACGAATCGATTCAATTATGCATTTTTGATCTGAGGAGAGGCCAAAATGAGGGTCAAGAACTTGATAAgatcctcttcttcttccccgCGGGCTTCCCCTTCTCCAAGCAACTTTCTGTCATTGGCCTCAGCGAAGGACTCATCACCTTCACAAG AATCTTCTCTCCTGAGGCTGCTTGCGAGGTCATCGAAGCTGAACTGCATTCTCATGTTTTCCACGAGGCAGAACCTGATATCTGGATGGTCATG GTGGTGGAGAAAAGCAATGATTCAGAGCCTATCTGGAGAGATGATGCATTAAGAAAAGTTCTCAAGGAAATTCACTCTCTTTTTGTAATGTTTCATGGATCTATAAGAGAAATGCTGGAGAAGGAACCCAGTGGAGGACTAACAAGACGGCATTTATATTCCTTTATCATGGATTATCTGAGGG ATTTTCTTGCGGGGAAAAAGCTTCTTTTACCATCCTTCCGGGATTGCTTAAAGGAACGTGGAACTGTGCAGATGCTGACAATTAGTCGGGAGGCTGCAATTGAGGTTCAG TCCCTTGCCAGGGTGCTTGAATCTTCAGCCGGGAACACTCTCTGTTACTCCTTGATTTTATTTCAAGACCTGCTGGTGTCTACAACTCTATCTCCT GATGACACCATAAATTTATTCACATATGCGGTGCTAAGGTTGACTCCCCGTGCTCTATTTTCTGGATCAAGTTCCTGGTCCTACGTAAGGAAAGGAAGTACTGCATCCAATGCTGCCTCTGAGTCTAACATGACCCATCCAAACTCTATGTCTGAAAGTTTTTATGGCTCATCTGATATATCCTCTGGCGAAGATGACCACTATCATGTTGTGAGGCCCTTACAGAGTGACAAATGGTCTAAAGGAAAAGATGGTTATCTTGTCACTGATTTATGGGGTGCAGAAGTTGGTACGTGGGTGTTTGCCACTCCAACAGTTTGGCTTCAACAGACAGGAGAGAAAATGTATCTCTGTGTTTACCAGCATAGGAGCCTTACTTTAATGCTTATGATTCCCGTATCATCTGTACCTAATGGGGAGCAAGGTGTGGCAGAAGTCAGGCAAAGAATCATTGAAAAT GCATCACTTAAGATATTGAAAGTTGAAGAGAAGCTATCCAAAGGATGGGGCGGTGAGAATGCATATCACGTTAGTGGGTACCGTTACTTACTAGTAGATGGTGATAGATATGTATCCAGGGCTTCTCCGGCAACAAAAGTTACAACTTTAACAAAG GAATCCTTGCTTGCTATGAATAAGCTTAGGCAAGAGGTGGAGTTGGAAAAGAGTAGAGCGAAACTGGATAGgtgtaattttgaaaaagatatagAGATGTGCGTTAGAGCAAAAAATAATGCATGGGTTATTTCTCGAGTCACAAGAGGGAAGGAGCTTTACATGGTTCTAGAGAAAGCCAATGAAACCCTTCTATATGCCTCAGATGCTGTTGAGAAGTTTAGCGACAG GTATTGCGATGGAACATTTTCACTGGACTAA